In one Candidatus Nealsonbacteria bacterium genomic region, the following are encoded:
- the ftsZ gene encoding cell division protein FtsZ — protein MRKKKKKPSASWRKKRVSRRKTFKKRKELKKSEPKDIKKIKVRVIGIGGGGGSIVSEIAQRVKGASFFAANTDLKALGRFSRKVKKFYFGENLTHGLGTGMNPEIGEEAAKNEKERIKKIMEGQDFVILVACLGGGLGSGAAPVFANISKNLGNLTYGIFTFPFKFEGEKKMGIAKDSLEILKTKLDALSIIPNERIFQIIERTAPLKKALSTINKSLSDSLQSLIEIIYKPGLINIDFADLRTIFKEKGTLAYLNSIEIGKEKEKEAIDKVINSPLYPYSIDGAKGVLFNISGQKDLSLAQVNQISKTIAKKVYRTAKIIFGISGTKKSSKIRISLLATGCSSKIFFRKPTKKPKKIQADKSKKRKLKPKKKKIEEIVSEPPKPPKQPVSLKKKPIRRLAEKKPKKKKKKEKKRVKVRRNALEVRKGIEQEEAEIISKEKVWETPTFLRKKMTQG, from the coding sequence ATGAGGAAAAAGAAGAAAAAACCATCCGCCAGTTGGCGGAAAAAAAGAGTTTCTCGTAGAAAAACTTTTAAAAAGAGAAAGGAATTAAAAAAAAGCGAACCAAAAGACATTAAGAAAATAAAGGTTCGAGTAATTGGAATTGGAGGGGGAGGAGGTTCTATAGTTTCAGAGATAGCCCAGAGGGTGAAAGGGGCTTCTTTTTTTGCTGCCAATACCGACTTAAAAGCTTTGGGAAGATTTTCAAGAAAAGTTAAAAAATTTTATTTTGGAGAAAATTTAACTCATGGGCTGGGAACCGGTATGAACCCCGAAATTGGGGAAGAAGCTGCTAAGAACGAAAAAGAGCGAATAAAAAAAATAATGGAAGGTCAAGATTTCGTTATTTTGGTTGCTTGTCTGGGAGGGGGATTGGGTTCTGGGGCAGCGCCGGTTTTTGCTAACATCTCAAAGAATTTAGGTAATTTAACATATGGTATTTTCACCTTTCCTTTTAAATTTGAGGGTGAAAAAAAAATGGGAATTGCCAAAGATTCTTTGGAAATACTTAAAACAAAACTGGATGCCTTATCTATTATTCCTAATGAGAGAATTTTTCAAATTATAGAAAGGACAGCTCCTCTCAAAAAAGCTCTTTCTACTATCAATAAAAGTTTATCAGATTCCCTGCAAAGCTTAATTGAAATAATATATAAACCAGGTTTAATTAATATTGATTTTGCTGATTTAAGGACTATTTTTAAAGAAAAGGGAACGTTAGCTTATTTAAATTCCATTGAGATAGGAAAAGAAAAAGAGAAAGAAGCGATTGATAAAGTAATAAATTCTCCTTTGTATCCATACAGCATTGATGGAGCTAAAGGAGTTTTGTTTAATATCTCAGGTCAAAAAGACCTTTCTTTAGCTCAGGTTAATCAGATTTCAAAAACTATTGCAAAGAAGGTTTACAGAACAGCTAAGATAATTTTTGGAATTTCTGGTACTAAAAAAAGTTCAAAGATTAGAATAAGTTTATTAGCAACAGGATGTAGTTCTAAAATCTTTTTTAGAAAACCTACAAAAAAGCCAAAAAAAATTCAAGCTGACAAATCAAAAAAGAGAAAATTAAAGCCTAAAAAAAAGAAAATTGAAGAGATTGTATCTGAACCACCAAAACCACCCAAACAGCCCGTTTCTTTAAAAAAGAAACCAATCCGCCGATTGGCGGAAAAAAAGCCAAAGAAAAAAAAGAAGAAAGAAAAAAAAAGGGTGAAGGTTAGGAGAAATGCTCTTGAAGTAAGAAAAGGTATTGAGCAGGAAGAAGCTGAAATAATATCTAAAGAAAAAGTTTGGGAAACCCCAACTTTTCTCAGAAAAAAAATGACCCAAGGATAA
- a CDS encoding glycosyltransferase family 4 protein, translated as MKILFLYDFPLWGSGSGTYLRNLIIQLVKLNYKIGVVCPEERRFLGEKIKQYRVSLPQIPVFIGHPELKGAKRYSELSEREITSIYKSYLDITLEAIANFEPDIIHVQHLSLISWVARYANALKNIKYIITSHGSCLYNILSNKRYLPLCKDAVRFAKAITTVSGNTRSRFLKVFGRQYLKNTYIIPGGVDMKLFPLQLDTSSIDKKYKLKGKKLVLFSGRLSSEKGVKYLANAAKEIKGEVFIVGEGPERPYLSDLIARKKLKNVHLIGYLMHESLIDFYYRADVFVAPSVVEEALGLSILEAMAAKTPVIATRKGGIPLLVKSGYNGLFVRVRNSLKIAEACNKLLENDELRKKMGENARKTVEKKFTWQKTAKKFNSLYKRACGNNRK; from the coding sequence GTGAAAATTCTATTCCTCTATGATTTCCCTTTATGGGGGTCAGGAAGTGGTACATATCTCAGAAATCTCATTATTCAATTAGTTAAATTGAACTATAAAATAGGCGTTGTTTGTCCAGAAGAACGCCGGTTTTTAGGAGAGAAGATTAAACAATACCGGGTTAGTCTTCCTCAAATTCCAGTCTTCATCGGTCATCCAGAATTAAAAGGAGCTAAAAGATATTCAGAATTGAGCGAGAGAGAAATTACCAGCATTTATAAATCTTATTTGGATATAACCTTGGAGGCAATAGCAAACTTTGAGCCAGACATAATTCATGTTCAGCATCTTTCTTTAATTAGCTGGGTGGCAAGATATGCCAATGCCTTAAAAAATATCAAATATATCATCACTTCCCACGGAAGTTGTCTATATAATATTCTTTCTAATAAGAGATATCTACCTCTATGTAAGGATGCAGTGAGATTTGCTAAAGCAATCACTACTGTAAGTGGAAATACTCGAAGTAGATTTTTGAAAGTATTTGGCAGGCAGTATCTCAAGAATACTTACATAATCCCTGGAGGAGTAGATATGAAGCTTTTTCCTCTTCAATTAGATACTTCTTCTATAGATAAAAAATACAAACTTAAAGGTAAAAAATTAGTTCTTTTTTCCGGCCGGCTTAGTTCAGAAAAGGGAGTGAAATATTTAGCAAATGCAGCCAAGGAAATTAAGGGAGAAGTTTTTATAGTTGGAGAAGGGCCTGAGAGACCGTATCTTTCTGACCTCATTGCCAGAAAGAAGCTTAAGAACGTCCACCTTATAGGATATTTAATGCATGAAAGCTTAATTGATTTTTATTACAGGGCTGATGTCTTTGTTGCCCCTTCAGTAGTTGAAGAGGCTTTAGGTCTTTCTATTCTGGAAGCAATGGCTGCTAAAACTCCCGTAATAGCTACTAGAAAAGGAGGAATTCCTCTTTTGGTAAAAAGTGGCTATAATGGACTCTTTGTTAGAGTAAGGAACTCATTGAAAATCGCAGAGGCCTGTAATAAACTATTAGAAAATGATGAGCTAAGAAAAAAAATGGGAGAAAATGCACGAAAAACAGTTGAAAAAAAGTTTACCTGGCAAAAAACTGCTAAGAAATTCAATAGCCTTTATAAAAGAGCTTGTGGGAACAATAGAAAATAA
- a CDS encoding FtsX-like permease family protein, producing the protein MFELIKRIFRSGWYSFSRDGELAIATVFILFLAVTLVSSLLIFRDISQFLIVSIQEKVDVSVYFKKETSEEEIFDIKGEISEFPEIKNIKYVSQEQALEDFMKRHEREPLLIESIEELGRNPFLASLNITTWDPSQYGKVSRFFEGIEFENIIEKIDYYQRKSIIERIHSINSIIAKFGISFSIILVIVAIAVTFNTIRLSIYNSRKEIKVQRLVGASNWFIRGPFLIQGLICGVLATLISLLVFSITCWFLSPKVLSFFNLDLFGLFTQRFWLLLFIQFATGIGLGVISSMVAVKKYLKV; encoded by the coding sequence ATGTTTGAATTAATTAAAAGAATATTTCGCTCAGGTTGGTATAGTTTTTCTCGCGATGGAGAGCTTGCAATAGCTACAGTTTTTATTTTATTTTTAGCCGTTACATTGGTAAGTTCACTTTTGATTTTTAGAGATATAAGTCAATTTTTAATTGTAAGTATTCAAGAGAAAGTCGACGTTTCAGTCTATTTTAAAAAAGAGACATCTGAGGAAGAAATCTTTGATATAAAAGGAGAAATATCTGAATTTCCCGAGATTAAAAACATTAAATATGTTTCCCAAGAACAGGCTTTAGAGGATTTTATGAAAAGACACGAAAGAGAACCTCTCTTAATAGAATCAATTGAAGAATTGGGAAGAAATCCCTTTTTAGCTTCTTTAAACATCACAACCTGGGACCCAAGTCAGTACGGAAAAGTTTCCCGGTTTTTTGAGGGAATAGAATTTGAAAATATTATTGAAAAAATTGATTATTACCAACGAAAATCAATTATTGAAAGAATTCATTCTATAAACTCTATTATTGCCAAATTCGGTATTTCTTTTTCTATAATTTTGGTAATAGTAGCAATTGCAGTTACCTTTAATACCATCAGGTTGTCAATTTATAACTCAAGGAAAGAAATTAAAGTACAAAGACTTGTTGGGGCTTCAAATTGGTTTATTCGCGGTCCATTTTTAATACAGGGACTAATTTGCGGGGTTTTAGCTACATTAATTTCTCTTTTAGTTTTCAGTATAACCTGTTGGTTTCTAAGCCCTAAGGTGTTGAGTTTCTTTAATCTTGATCTTTTTGGATTATTTACCCAAAGGTTTTGGTTGCTGCTTTTTATTCAGTTTGCTACGGGGATTGGATTAGGAGTTATTTCCAGCATGGTAGCTGTTAAAAAATATCTGAAGGTTTAG
- a CDS encoding septum formation initiator family protein translates to MITKNKIQKKKKSKKDIVFQTFFLILTLSFIGFLAFSSFKINKKRAELTEKIESLKEEIEFLEKEKEQFEAGISQTEKESYWEERVREEGYVKEGENPVVIIPLTGAQEEELEKTQGFSQRLLEKIKSLLARVIQW, encoded by the coding sequence ATGATAACAAAAAATAAGATTCAGAAAAAGAAAAAATCTAAAAAAGATATAGTTTTTCAGACTTTCTTTTTAATTTTGACATTATCTTTTATTGGATTTTTAGCTTTTTCCAGTTTTAAGATAAATAAAAAAAGAGCAGAGTTGACAGAGAAAATCGAATCTCTGAAAGAAGAAATTGAATTTTTAGAAAAAGAAAAAGAGCAATTTGAAGCTGGAATTTCTCAAACAGAAAAGGAAAGTTATTGGGAAGAAAGAGTCAGAGAAGAAGGATATGTGAAAGAAGGAGAAAATCCTGTTGTGATTATTCCTTTAACAGGAGCTCAAGAAGAAGAATTAGAGAAGACACAAGGTTTTTCACAGAGACTATTAGAGAAAATTAAATCTTTACTTGCGAGAGTAATTCAGTGGTAG
- the ftsE gene encoding cell division ATP-binding protein FtsE has product MIKFQNITKIYPFNLPQSRPTVALENISFEIKPKEFVSIVGKSGAGKTTLLKLLLVEEKPTSGKVFFEGQNVHKINSEELPELRKKIGAIFQDYKLLPSKTAYENVAYAMEVIGASDKEIARDVPKVLEIVGLSERKNNFPAELSQGERQRVAVARALIHRPDVILADEPTGNLDPYHTLEIIQLLLKIHEIGTTVILATHNKEIINKLGKRVITLKRGKLIRDREKGRFIL; this is encoded by the coding sequence ATGATTAAATTTCAAAATATTACCAAAATTTATCCTTTTAATCTTCCTCAATCAAGACCTACCGTAGCATTGGAAAATATATCTTTTGAAATTAAACCAAAAGAATTTGTTTCGATTGTTGGTAAATCTGGCGCCGGAAAGACAACCTTATTAAAGCTACTTTTAGTTGAAGAAAAACCTACCTCCGGTAAAGTTTTTTTTGAAGGACAGAATGTTCATAAGATAAATTCGGAAGAATTACCAGAACTTCGTAAAAAGATAGGAGCTATCTTTCAAGACTACAAACTTCTTCCCTCTAAAACCGCTTATGAAAATGTTGCCTATGCGATGGAAGTGATTGGAGCTTCAGATAAAGAGATTGCCAGGGATGTACCAAAGGTTTTAGAAATTGTTGGCTTAAGTGAAAGAAAGAATAATTTTCCCGCCGAGCTTTCGCAGGGAGAAAGACAAAGAGTAGCTGTTGCCAGAGCTTTAATTCATCGACCAGATGTAATTTTGGCAGATGAACCGACAGGAAATCTTGACCCTTACCACACTTTAGAGATAATTCAACTTTTACTTAAAATTCATGAAATAGGTACAACTGTTATTTTAGCCACTCATAACAAAGAAATAATTAACAAATTAGGAAAAAGGGTAATTACCTTAAAAAGAGGAAAATTAATAAGAGACAGAGAAAAAGGAAGATTCATATTATAA
- a CDS encoding HAD-IA family hydrolase, with translation MKIKIANNSIKAIIFDMVGVLLFKKINYIPRSQREINAEKIEKFYNHLDDKKLLSDLKEKAGLTTKEISEALPYIPRKYEKFKELWDLLPILKKNYKLAVINNGNNLAEKYWKKKFGFNIFDAFVNSAKEKVKKPNPKIYLITCKKLNVKPKNCLFMDDTEENIIAAKRLKMKTILWKKGKKKEHLRKFISIIQS, from the coding sequence ATGAAAATAAAAATAGCCAACAATAGTATTAAAGCAATTATTTTTGACATGGTGGGGGTTCTTTTATTTAAAAAAATAAATTATATTCCTAGAAGCCAGAGAGAAATTAATGCGGAAAAAATTGAAAAGTTTTACAACCATTTAGATGATAAGAAACTTTTATCAGATTTAAAAGAAAAAGCAGGTTTGACTACTAAAGAAATTAGCGAAGCTTTACCATATATTCCTCGAAAGTATGAGAAATTTAAAGAGTTGTGGGATTTGTTACCCATTTTAAAAAAGAATTACAAGCTGGCTGTAATTAATAATGGAAATAATTTAGCAGAAAAATACTGGAAGAAAAAATTTGGTTTTAATATTTTTGATGCTTTTGTTAATTCTGCTAAAGAAAAAGTAAAAAAACCAAATCCAAAAATTTACCTCATTACCTGTAAAAAACTAAATGTAAAACCAAAAAATTGTTTATTTATGGATGATACTGAGGAAAACATTATTGCAGCTAAAAGGCTAAAGATGAAAACTATTCTGTGGAAAAAAGGTAAGAAAAAAGAACATCTCAGAAAGTTTATTTCTATCATTCAATCGTAG
- the lepA gene encoding elongation factor 4: MQNIVNFIIFSHIDHGKSTLADRFLELTNTIPKEKMRSQFLDMMDLEREKGITIKMQPVRMHYTLDAKPFNAKHYSERSDRFVTLNLIDTPGHVDFNYEVSRSLTAVEGGILLVDATKGIQAQTLANLELAKKENLVIISAVNKIDLPHAKVEETKTEIAELLNIPKDEVFAISAKKGTNVKIILEQVIKKIPPPKGDIEKPFKALIFDSKYDSYKGVITYVRVFDGRIRAGDKIYLIQAGVESQIKEVGYFSPALKPCQELKAGEIGYIATGIKESTKIVMGETITKLETKDINPLPGYEKPKPMVFASIYPENPDNFETLKEALNKLKLNDASLFFEAETKEFLGRGFKCGFLGSLHAEIICERLKREYKLDLIISTPSVIYKIIDKKDRERLIFLASDWIDRSEIKEIKEPWTKLEVITPIDYLGRILESLENLKGKYIETKYLSQQRLILTYEVPLRKIIVGFFDRLKGVSQGFASMNYEVLGYKTGDLVKLDILIGGKKEDVFSKIVDRENAFKEGKKIVLKLKEILPAQLFALPIQAAVSGKIIARTTIKAKRRDVTAPLYGGDVTRKRKLLERQKKGKKKLKERGQIHIPSNVFLKMFRG; this comes from the coding sequence ATGCAAAATATTGTAAACTTTATAATTTTTAGCCACATAGACCACGGAAAATCTACCTTAGCCGATAGATTTTTGGAACTAACAAATACTATTCCTAAAGAGAAGATGCGTTCTCAGTTTTTAGATATGATGGATTTGGAAAGAGAAAAAGGTATTACCATTAAAATGCAGCCTGTCCGCATGCACTATACCCTGGACGCTAAACCCTTTAATGCGAAGCATTACAGCGAGCGAAGCGACCGGTTTGTAACCCTAAATTTGATAGATACTCCCGGACACGTAGATTTCAATTATGAAGTTTCAAGGAGTTTAACTGCCGTAGAAGGTGGAATTTTACTGGTTGATGCTACAAAAGGAATTCAGGCTCAAACTTTAGCTAATCTGGAATTAGCCAAAAAAGAAAATTTAGTTATTATTTCAGCCGTAAATAAGATTGATTTACCTCACGCTAAGGTTGAGGAAACAAAAACAGAGATAGCAGAGCTGTTAAATATCCCCAAAGATGAAGTTTTTGCCATTTCAGCCAAAAAAGGTACAAACGTTAAAATTATTTTGGAGCAAGTTATTAAAAAAATCCCTCCACCAAAAGGGGATATTGAAAAACCATTCAAAGCTCTAATTTTTGATTCAAAATATGATTCTTATAAAGGAGTAATAACTTATGTTAGGGTTTTTGACGGCAGGATTAGAGCAGGTGATAAGATATATTTAATCCAAGCTGGCGTAGAATCTCAAATAAAAGAGGTGGGATATTTTAGTCCTGCTCTTAAACCCTGTCAGGAGTTAAAAGCTGGTGAAATAGGTTATATAGCTACTGGTATTAAAGAATCCACAAAAATAGTTATGGGAGAAACAATTACCAAATTAGAAACTAAAGATATTAATCCTTTGCCCGGATATGAAAAGCCAAAACCAATGGTTTTTGCATCCATTTATCCTGAAAACCCTGATAATTTTGAAACCCTGAAAGAAGCATTGAATAAACTAAAATTAAATGATGCCTCTTTATTCTTTGAGGCAGAGACAAAAGAATTTTTGGGGCGAGGTTTTAAATGTGGGTTTTTAGGTTCTTTACACGCTGAGATAATCTGTGAAAGGTTAAAAAGAGAGTATAAGTTGGACTTAATAATTTCCACTCCTTCTGTAATTTATAAAATTATTGATAAAAAAGACAGAGAGAGACTTATTTTTTTAGCCAGTGACTGGATAGATAGAAGTGAAATTAAAGAAATAAAAGAACCCTGGACAAAATTAGAGGTAATAACTCCCATTGATTATCTTGGACGGATTCTGGAGAGTTTAGAGAACTTGAAAGGGAAATACATTGAGACTAAATATCTGAGCCAGCAAAGACTAATTTTGACTTACGAGGTTCCTTTAAGAAAAATAATTGTTGGATTTTTTGACCGGCTTAAAGGAGTTAGCCAGGGTTTTGCTTCAATGAATTACGAGGTTTTAGGTTATAAGACAGGAGACTTAGTTAAACTTGATATATTAATTGGAGGTAAAAAAGAAGATGTTTTTTCAAAGATTGTAGATAGAGAAAATGCTTTTAAGGAAGGAAAAAAAATAGTTTTAAAATTAAAAGAAATTTTACCTGCTCAGCTTTTTGCTTTACCCATTCAAGCAGCAGTTTCAGGTAAAATTATTGCCAGGACAACAATAAAAGCTAAAAGAAGAGACGTTACGGCTCCCCTTTATGGGGGTGATGTCACCAGAAAGAGAAAGTTATTAGAAAGACAAAAGAAGGGAAAGAAAAAACTGAAAGAAAGAGGACAGATTCATATTCCTTCTAATGTTTTTTTAAAGATGTTTAGGGGTTGA
- a CDS encoding glycosyltransferase family 4 protein, which translates to MKILIIAPLTRKISPKITAARPRVIFDLATGLQKRKHKVSVLGTKDSYIPRVKIIPVIKKGFYELSSSLENPFYTHISFLAKMAKVLEKIGNDFDIIHNHCYPEFINLLVEKNIKIPIVTTIHAQMMPELDNILSLFPDSYFICVSKAAKDLAKKTKIYRVIYNGIDTNLYKFSSKKEGYLLWIGRLSKAKDKKGNFMDPKGVRWAIRLAKETGLNLLLAGNVEDPEFFERDVKPYLSKKIKWIGPVSFEQPLSKKEVVKLMQKAKAFLMTVNWEEPFGLVMAEAQSCGTPVIGFNRGSVSELVINGKTGFVVKPKEGIEGLKRALRKIDRINPKDCREHIEKKFSAKKMVEEYEKIYYKILNK; encoded by the coding sequence ATGAAAATTCTCATTATCGCCCCTCTCACAAGAAAAATTTCTCCAAAAATTACTGCTGCAAGGCCAAGAGTTATTTTTGATTTAGCTACTGGTCTTCAAAAAAGAAAACATAAAGTTTCTGTTTTAGGAACAAAAGATAGTTATATTCCAAGAGTAAAAATTATTCCAGTAATTAAGAAGGGTTTTTATGAGTTGTCTTCTTCTCTTGAGAATCCTTTTTATACCCATATTTCTTTTTTGGCTAAAATGGCAAAAGTTCTTGAGAAGATTGGGAATGATTTCGATATTATTCATAATCATTGTTATCCAGAATTCATAAATTTACTCGTTGAAAAGAATATTAAAATTCCGATTGTGACAACTATTCATGCCCAAATGATGCCTGAATTAGATAATATTTTATCTCTATTCCCTGATTCTTATTTTATTTGTGTTTCAAAAGCAGCTAAAGACCTAGCCAAAAAAACAAAAATTTATAGAGTAATCTACAATGGTATAGATACAAATTTGTACAAATTCTCTTCTAAGAAAGAAGGTTATCTTTTATGGATTGGAAGATTGAGTAAAGCTAAAGATAAAAAGGGAAATTTTATGGATCCTAAAGGAGTGAGATGGGCAATAAGATTAGCTAAGGAAACTGGCTTAAACCTTCTTTTGGCAGGAAATGTAGAAGATCCAGAATTTTTTGAAAGAGATGTTAAGCCTTATCTATCAAAGAAAATCAAATGGATAGGGCCGGTATCCTTTGAACAACCTTTAAGCAAAAAGGAGGTAGTAAAGTTGATGCAAAAAGCAAAAGCATTTTTGATGACCGTTAATTGGGAAGAACCCTTCGGTTTGGTAATGGCCGAAGCTCAATCTTGCGGGACACCAGTCATTGGATTTAATAGAGGGTCTGTTTCTGAACTTGTAATTAATGGGAAAACTGGTTTTGTCGTTAAACCAAAAGAAGGAATTGAGGGGTTAAAAAGAGCTTTAAGGAAAATAGATAGAATAAACCCCAAAGATTGTCGAGAACATATTGAAAAAAAATTTTCTGCGAAGAAAATGGTAGAAGAATATGAGAAGATTTATTATAAAATTTTAAATAAATAA
- a CDS encoding NAD(P)H-hydrate dehydratase produces the protein MIKVTKEILNDIYKERKKDVYYRKYDFGLLLVIGGSDYYSGSPALSAMAAFRAGVDMVRILAPERAADIIASFSPDLATYPLEGKWLEKKHLSTLITITKSAEEVARGKVAVVIGGGTGRTKETQEVILDYLNEVSVPVVIDADGIYALGENPDIVRGRNFLITPHSYEFFVLTKKRIYELPYKEKIKLVREEAERLQTTILLKEKPDIISNGKEIALNETGSPYMSVGGTGDALAGICGALLSRNIDSFTAAKAAAYISGKAGELAAKKLKEGLLATDVIEAISEVLH, from the coding sequence ATGATTAAAGTAACTAAAGAAATCTTAAATGATATTTATAAAGAAAGAAAAAAAGATGTATATTACCGAAAATATGATTTCGGGCTTCTATTAGTAATTGGTGGTTCAGACTATTATTCTGGTTCACCGGCACTCTCTGCAATGGCCGCTTTTAGAGCCGGAGTTGATATGGTGAGAATTCTTGCTCCAGAGAGGGCAGCAGATATTATTGCTTCTTTTTCTCCCGATTTAGCAACTTATCCTTTGGAAGGGAAATGGTTAGAAAAAAAACATTTATCAACCCTAATTACAATAACAAAATCGGCAGAAGAGGTAGCGAGAGGGAAAGTAGCTGTAGTTATCGGAGGAGGAACAGGAAGAACAAAAGAAACTCAAGAGGTAATTTTAGACTATCTTAATGAAGTTTCAGTACCTGTGGTAATTGATGCAGATGGCATCTATGCCTTAGGTGAGAATCCAGACATAGTAAGAGGGAGGAATTTTTTAATTACTCCCCACTCTTATGAGTTTTTTGTACTGACAAAAAAAAGGATTTATGAACTTCCTTATAAAGAGAAAATAAAATTAGTGAGAGAGGAGGCTGAAAGACTGCAGACTACAATTTTACTTAAAGAAAAACCAGATATTATTTCCAATGGTAAAGAAATAGCCTTAAATGAAACGGGAAGCCCCTATATGTCAGTAGGGGGAACAGGTGATGCATTAGCTGGAATTTGCGGAGCTTTACTTTCCAGAAATATCGATTCATTTACTGCAGCTAAAGCAGCCGCTTATATTAGTGGAAAAGCAGGAGAACTGGCAGCTAAAAAACTGAAAGAAGGACTATTGGCTACAGATGTAATAGAAGCTATTTCCGAAGTTTTACACTAA